The Loxodonta africana isolate mLoxAfr1 unplaced genomic scaffold, mLoxAfr1.hap2 scaffold_298, whole genome shotgun sequence nucleotide sequence atttttttagagtcaTTGATTAAACAcccagagaaatgaacaacttCACCTCTGTGACCATGTTCTTCCTAATGGGGTTTTCTGATGTTCGGGAGATCCAGATCTCACATGCTGTGTTGTTTTTGCTGCTATACCTGGCAGCTGTACTGGGGAACGTTCTCATCATCACTCTCACAAGCAAGGATCATCGGCTCCACacccctatgtatttcttcctgcaGAACTTGTCCTTTCTGGATCTCTGCCTCATTTCCATCACTGTTCCCAAATCCATCGCAAACTCTCTGGCTAATCACACCACCATCTCATTTCTCGGCTGTGTTTCACaggtatttttcttcttcctctcagCCACTACAGAAGTATCTCTACTCACAGTGATGTCTTATGACCGCTACGTTGCCATCTGCCACCCACTGAGGTATGAAGTCATCATGAGCCATGGAGCCTGTGTGCAGATGGCAGCTTCCTCATGGGTCAGTGGAGTTCTCAATGCAATTCTGCACACAGCTTCTACCTTCTCCATACCAGTGTGTGGGTCTCCTGAAATTCGTCAGTTCTTCTGTGATGTTCCACAACTGCTGTCCCTCGCCTGTTCTTATAATACTGTGGAATTAGTAGTCATTGGGCTCACCCTGGTGTTAGGTTTTGGCTgttttgtgtttattgatatCTCTTACATTCACATCTTCTCCACTGTTCTGAGAATCCCATCCAGAGAAGGCAGGTCTAGAGCTTTCTCCACGTGCTTGCCTCACCTCACTGTTgtgactctctttctcttttctggctTTCTTGCCTATTTACGACCTTTACCCAAATCACCATCACCCTTGGATTTGCTGGTGTCGGTATTCTATACTATGGTGCCGCCCATCATGAATCCCGCCATCTACAGTCTGAGAAATAAGGATATGAAGATGGCATTAAAGAAACTTAAAGAGTGGGCATTGCCCTTCAAATTAGGAGAGTTAATGCCACATATATCATGATCTTTCAATCACTGACAGAATTGTCTGAACAATCTGGTTGCATAGTCTGAATATAATATTGGATATTTAAAGTAAGAATTTCTGTGAAAACTCTGGTTGTACTCATTGAATTGCTACTAACAGGCACTATCACTAGACGAAGTGAGTGGAAAAACCAGTAGTTCCATTTGTAATTGGGCAGACACATGCTGACCTTATATTTATCATCTTAATTGTAAAACAAACATAGAAAACAGCAGTTGTTttccagttaattccaacttgtggcaaccacgtgtatgcagagtagaactgtgcatagggtcttcaaggctgtggcctttcggaagcagatctctgGTCTTTCTTCAGAGGCCTCGTAGTAGGTTTAAATCATCAGTCTTTCATTTAGTAGTCGAGTACTTAATCATCTGTTCTACCTAGGGATTCCTTATAGGGACGCTTTTGTATGTGACAAATACTTCGTAACTTTTGGATATACAACTCACTTATAGTCATACGATTATCTCTCCATTCTTAATCTAGTGTTGTATTTGCTGCTCCAGTACACTGGTCCATGAGATTACCTTTACCTAGGTTTCTCCAGACTAGTCCAGTTGGTCCACTTAGATGTTTTCTTCATACCCTTTACCTCTCCATCATAGCATTTATCTTAGTTGTAATTTAAgatttatttttgtaagtacTTGTTATGTTTTACTTCATTACACCATGGGATCTTTGTGGACAGGTGCTGTATTTCCTATGCCTAGCTTAGTGTGTGGCCTAGAGTAGAAATAAGTGGGTATTTATTTATCATATGGATTAATGGACAATACCCACATTGTTTTCTGGTCCCaggaatttttgttattttttttattaatctgagCTTAGTCTAGTGTATGATCTCTATATTTGTAGGGGATTAACTTCTTATTTATTCCAAAGGCAATGGATTATAATCATTCTTTTGCAGTAGTTATGGGCTTATGCAAATATATAGTTTACATGATCAGAAACTATATTTTCCACACAGACAAAGAACTAGTGGGTTTGTTCAATTTAGAGAGAAAAAGCATTTGTGTGATTGAATGGATATGTATGCATTTTGTGGAAAAAATATTCACATGATTGTAAAATATACTGGCTCATGTTCAggcagttgttgtttttaggtgccgtcgagtcggttccgactcatagcaaccctatgcacaacagaacgaaacactgcctggtcctgagccattcttacaaccattgttatgcttgagctcactgctgcacccactgtgtcaatccacctcgttgagggtcttcctctttttcctgaccctgtactttgccaagtatgatgtccttctccgggactgttccttcctgacatttccaaagtatgtaagacgcagtctcgccatctttgcctctaaggagcgttctgattgtacttcttccaagacacatttgttcgttcttttggcagtccatggcatattcaatattctccgccaacaccacaattcaaaggtgtcaactcttcactcttccttactcattgtccagctttcacatgttcaGGCAGTTGGAATGTATCATATACGTGCATGTTGTGTAGCAAATGAACTGACCCCATCTGCTGCAAGAAGATCCATTTATTCTACTTATAATCCCCTATGTTAGACTTTTCTAAGTTTAGACTTGAGTGTTTCTTTcacccaaaacaaaataaaatttaattacatATCTGTTGAAATTGTTAGAGATTTGCATTGGCAGAGTACTTTTGCTAGAAACATGAACGTCTGCAATCTTGCGTATGTTAAGCAGAATGATACCAAAGATGTGCATGTCTTAATTTGCAGAACCGGTGAACATGTTATCTTACCAGGACAAAAGGGCTTTGCTGATGTTATTAAGGCTAAGGGCCTTGACATGgaaaattatcctggattatccaaatGGGACCAATCTAATCACATAAACCCTTTACGGCAGAGGAACTTTTGCAACAGAAGTTGGAAAACCAGCTAGATGGCAGAGTGAGAGGGATGTGACCAGCCGTTACTGCCTTTGAAGATTGCAGAAGGTAGCCATGATTCAAGAAATACATACGGCCTCTTGAATCTGGAAAATTCATGTACGgaattttttcagaaatggatgcAGCCCATCGATACCTTGATTTTAACCTAGTGAGCCTCAAGTCAAATTTCTGATTTACAGAACTGTAGGAGCATAAATTTGTTATATAAAACCACTAAATCCCTGGTACTTTGTTactgcagcaatagaaaactaatactctgctcaaaattcAGTGTTTCATTATTAATATATCACAATTGAGTTGAGCTGCTGTGCATTTCAGAGAAatcagaggagaagagagaaatatTGCTATGTTATTACTGAAACTCTCAAAATGCTCATTACTctcaaaatggataaattttGGCATCT carries:
- the LOC135229451 gene encoding olfactory receptor 14A16-like; translated protein: MNNFTSVTMFFLMGFSDVREIQISHAVLFLLLYLAAVLGNVLIITLTSKDHRLHTPMYFFLQNLSFLDLCLISITVPKSIANSLANHTTISFLGCVSQVFFFFLSATTEVSLLTVMSYDRYVAICHPLRYEVIMSHGACVQMAASSWVSGVLNAILHTASTFSIPVCGSPEIRQFFCDVPQLLSLACSYNTVELVVIGLTLVLGFGCFVFIDISYIHIFSTVLRIPSREGRSRAFSTCLPHLTVVTLFLFSGFLAYLRPLPKSPSPLDLLVSVFYTMVPPIMNPAIYSLRNKDMKMALKKLKEWALPFKLGELMPHIS